The nucleotide window CCGGCGACCAAGTGGGGCTACAAGAGCGAAGTCGAAATACTCGCCAGCGAAATTGGCCACGGCATCGGCCTCGGCACCAACACCGGCTACGATATTCCGATCATCAACCGTTTGTGGTCGTTCGACCATCCGCAAGTTTTCGAAGAAGGCATGACCCTCGCCGTCGAATCGCGCGAAGGCGAAACCCGCGTCGGCGGCGCGCGGCTGGAAAACATGTTGGTGGTGACCAAGAACGGCGCCGAGATTATGGATTACTTTCCGCGGGATGAGGTGCTAATGGCGCCGCGCTGAGCGGGAAGTTTTCTCGAGGTCGCAAAGGCAAAATCGCGCTCTGAGTTGTCAGAGCCTTGGACTCTGTTTCGTTGTGTGCGCGGCAACATCGCCGATCGCTACACCGTGTGCGCGATCGCGCGTTGCAAGCGAACCGGATCCGTGGAAGATTAGCCGGGTCCCGATATGCCCGTCAAAATTCTCGACCATATCACGGTAGTCGAATGCGCAACGTTCGTCACTGGTCGGTACGCGACCGCGCTGCTCGCCGATCTCGGCGCGCGGGTGATCAAGATCGAATCGCCGCCGGAGGGCGAAACCAATCCCGGTTTGATTTACTGCTCGATCTCCGCCTTTGGCCAGACCGGCCCCTACGCCAAAAAGCCGGGCTTCGATACGTTGGGGCAAGCGATGAGCGGCTTGTTGAGCTTGCTCAGCGATTCGAGCGATCCCAAGGTTATGGGCATGGCGCAGGTGTGTTTTTGGCAAGTCAGGCCATCACCGGTCATATGATTTTAGGGATTGTCGCAACAATGAAGAGTTCGGTGACGAGCTTCCCCCTTTGGAAAAGGGGGATTGAGGGGAATTCGTCTTACGCGTCTCGAAGAAAATCCCCCCTTCCCCCCTTTTTCAAAGGGGGGTTAATTGGGATTTTAAGCGCAACGCTCTTTAGTTTTCTGACCGCGCTGTTTTCTTCGATGGCGTTGGCCCAAGACAAACAAACCACCACGCCGGATATTTTTCGCCAGTTCTCCGAACATGTCGTCAAGATCGAAGTGGTCGAGACCGGCTCGGCGGCCAAGGCGACCATCGGCACCGGTTTCTACGCCGACGCTGCCGCGCGCATTGTCACCAACTATCACGTGGTTTCAAAGCTGATCCATTCGCCGGAGCGCTACCGAATTGAGATTACCAACACCGGCGGGCAGACCAGTCAGGCGACCGTGCTGGGCGTCGACGTCGTCTACGATCTCGCGGTGCTGCACGCGCCGCGCGCGCACAAGGGGTTTTTGCAGTTGGCGCCGATTCAGATTCAACAGGGGACACGGCTCTATTCGCTGGGCCATCCGCGCGATCTCGGTTTGACGATTGTCGAAGGCACCTACAATGGTTTGCTGCAGCACACGCTCTATCCGAAAATTCTCTTTAGCGGTTCGATCAATCCCGGCATGAGCGGCGGTCCCACAGTGACGCAGGCGGGCTCGGTGGTCGGCATCAATGTCAGCACTCAGGGCGAACAGATCAGTTTCCTAGTGCCGGTGGAGCGGGCGATTGCGCTGTTGGAGCGCACGGCCAAAGTCGACAGCCGGACGGCAGCGAGC belongs to Deltaproteobacteria bacterium and includes:
- a CDS encoding trypsin-like peptidase domain-containing protein gives rise to the protein MASQAITGHMILGIVATMKSSVTSFPLWKRGIEGNSSYASRRKSPLPPFFKGGLIGILSATLFSFLTALFSSMALAQDKQTTTPDIFRQFSEHVVKIEVVETGSAAKATIGTGFYADAAARIVTNYHVVSKLIHSPERYRIEITNTGGQTSQATVLGVDVVYDLAVLHAPRAHKGFLQLAPIQIQQGTRLYSLGHPRDLGLTIVEGTYNGLLQHTLYPKILFSGSINPGMSGGPTVTQAGSVVGINVSTQGEQISFLVPVERAIALLERTAKVDSRTAASFLPEVGRQIHAYQSSYLAKTFVGAMPTLALGPYELPTKPAPFFRCWADAVRRKDLPYAVVNHDCSTDDYIFVSAEQSSGIVRFNHQLLSTGELNPMRFFSLYGGQLQAGKIGMIGNEEEVTSFRCETRNVALSGGKVRSALCARQYIKLPGLFDAMLRVAPVGSRNAGLISTLSLSGVSYDNVEALARRYLEAIKWRR